The following coding sequences lie in one Musa acuminata AAA Group cultivar baxijiao chromosome BXJ1-8, Cavendish_Baxijiao_AAA, whole genome shotgun sequence genomic window:
- the LOC103995686 gene encoding gibberellin 20 oxidase 2-like: MDCNPTSVVLRPSLALDKEREAGSGGVVFSSALLPNQATIPKAFIWPQCDRPTAIEELDSPVVDLDGFLRGDEASTARAVDCVRAACSTHGFFQVANHGVDASLGRDALGCMDEFFGLPLCHKLRARRKPGSMWGYVGAHADRFSSELPWKETLSFGYHEAGDDRVVIDYFTSTLGNDFQRMGLVFQRYCEAMEKLSLVIMELLAMSLGVDRTHYRDFFEDSRSIMRCNYYPPCPEPELTLGTGPHCDPTSLTILRQDQVDGLEVFDGNRWRSVRPIRDALVINIGDTFMALSNGRYKSCLHRAVVNRRRQRKSLAFFLCPREDRVVRPPPGELGGARLYPDFTWAELLEFTQRHYRADIKTLHSFTDWLLSSSSPSPLRST, encoded by the exons ATGGACTGCAACCCCACCTCCGTTGTCCTGCGCCCTTCCTTGGCCCTCGATAAAGAGAGAGAAGCCGGCTCCGGCGGCGTCGTCTTCAGCTCTGCGCTCCTCCCGAACCAAGCCACCATCCCCAAGGCCTTCATCTGGCCTCAGTGCGACAGGCCGACGGCCATCGAGGAGCTGGACTCCCCTGTCGTAGACCTCGATGGCTTTCTTCGTGGCGACGAAGCGTCCACGGCGCGGGCGGTCGACTGCGTCAGGGCCGCCTGCTCCACCCACGGCTTCTTCCAAGTCGCCAACCACGGCGTGGACGCGTCGCTCGGCCGGGACGCGCTTGGCTGCATGGACGAGTTCTTCGGGCTCCCGCTCTGCCACAAGTTACGCGCCCGGAGGAAGCCCGGAAGCATGTGGGGCTACGTCGGCGCTCACGCCGACCGCTTCTCCTCGGAGCTGCCCTGGAAGGAGACCCTCTCCTTCGGCTATCATGAGGCCGGCGACGACCGCGTCGTTATCGACTACTTCACGTCCACCTTAGGCAATGATTTCCAGAGGATGGG GTTGGTCTTCCAGAGATACTGCGAGGCCATGGAGAAGCTATCTCTGGTGATCATGGAGCTCCTGGCGATGAGCCTGGGAGTGGACAGAACCCACTACAGAGACTTCTTCGAGGACAGTCGGTCGATAATGAGATGCAACTACTACCCTCCATGTCCGGAGCCGGAGCTGACGCTCGGCACCGGCCCACACTGCGATCCCACCTCGCTCACCATTCTTCGACAGGACCAAGTGGACGGGCTCGAGGTGTTCGACGGCAACAGATGGCGGTCCGTCCGGCCTATTCGCGACGCCCTTGTGATCAACATCGGTGATACGTTCATG GCACTGTCCAACGGGAGGTACAAAAGCTGCCTGCACCGGGCCGTGGTGAACAGACGCCGGCAACGAAAGTCGCTGGCCTTCTTCCTCTGCCCCAGGGAGGACCGCGTGGTCCGGCCGCCGCCGGGGGAGCTCGGCGGCGCGAGGCTGTACCCGGACTTCACGTGGGCCGAGCTGTTGGAGTTCACGCAGCGCCACTACCGGGCCGACATTAAGACGCTCCACAGCTTCACCGACTGGCttctctcctcctcttccccaTCCCCTCTCCGGTCCACCTGA